A region of the Conger conger chromosome 6, fConCon1.1, whole genome shotgun sequence genome:
ATATACTGCCAAAGTCCACACAGAAGATGACCTAAAGGGCTGCATATTCTAGTCGTCGGTAAGGTGGAAAGTTacctattaaaataaaaatttatgTTCTGCAAAAGGTAGTATAGGGCTACTACAAAAATGTAGTTGATACTGCAATGCCTGAGTATGTTTTGATCAGTTCAAACAGGACTTCAATTTACAGGAAGATTTACGTAAAATCacataaaaaatgaacatatgatcaaataaataaaacaataaaacaatgataaaaacatattttgcatttgtgtatttaattataGCTTTTTCACATtgctataaaatgtaaatatacataaaataaaataaacacaatataaaaacattttacattttacaaaccaTTTTCTACTACATTAGTAATTTAATGCACTTTTttcaaacatacattttaatggaTTGGGATGGATTTCCGATGGGAAATATGTATATGGTTCcagtaaatatgtaaatttCAACTGATCAAAACATGCAAAGGCATTTGATTATCAAGTCAATGTTTTGTACATAAATAGGCCTATTGTAAATTTTGAAGAACATGAAGTTTCATTGTGATTGGAAACTTCCTACCTTACCATCTACTTGGTTAAATATCTTTTTGAAATatcctattttatttttgaataaataatccatttgacttcattttgcTTGTGGCCATACTTAACCAAGAAATGTACTAGTATTGCAAGTTTGGATAccatacaccaagtggtgctgatgCAGGAAGCATCAaagtatgttttgttttattgtgatttaaggttctgaaattattaatatacagtactgtgcaaaagtcttagtgTAACATTCTgaacagataagattctttcaaaaataattaaatgaaaggtcctaaataaacatactatatattttacatgacattttaattgacatttaatttggcagaaaagttaaaaactgaatcaaatcaatattttttgtgaccaccctttggcgttaaaactgcatcacttgtctgagatggccaacgctcTCCTGcaattctataagacaatcagcagggaagttgttccatgcatgttggagaacttgccacagttcttctgctgactttggttggctccttgcttctgatctcagacaaaaaagtagtcaattgcttattgtaatatgttactttttttattaaatacaaaatgtctgtaaaattaaatcttttggaaaatcgATATTTGGAAacctcaaatgtgttattttatactaacacacacaaaaaaagaaacatatatataataaagtctagggtgcctaagacttctgcacagtactgtatgccaAGACATAGCTGTAACAACTGAATTCTTTGTACATAATTAGGCCTATTACACCCTTTGAACTACACAAAGTTTAATTTTGCTTTTTGCTCATTTTATGGCCGGAACCAATTTTGTCATTGTATAATTTTtcaattttctcttattttcattgtggctgttcttaaccaACATATCTACTTGTAGAAGTTACACACTAAGTGGTTCTGATGTGGCAAGCCATCAAATATTGGAAAAACAGAACCTGAAAGTAGACAGAAACCTGAAAGTCCAGAACCTGAAAGTAGACAGAAAATTGTGTCAGAGTACACATTTTCAAGTTGttccctgctttaatgccaaaaACATGATGCTCCAAATTTGATACAAACCCCAAATTCCACTTGCAACTTTTTTGGTGCACAGGAAGGTGGGTATAAGGCCTGTTTAAGCCTCAAATGTTGTTTAAGTGTGGATGTTGTTAAATCCATGTCAGGCTACATAAAGGGGAGCGTGTTCTCTCTGCTGGTGCAGTTTGAGGAAAGTCCTCTCGCCAAACTTCCTCCCGCAGTGCACACAGTTGAAGGGCTGGTCTCCTGTGTGAACCCGCTGGTGCACCTTCAGCTGATAGTGGTGAGAGAAACTCCTCTGGCACTGGGTACAGCTGAACGGTCTCTCTCTGGAGTGCACACTCTGGTGTCTCCTGTGATTGCTGGAGTCGGAGAAGCGCTTCCCGCACTGCGCGCACCTGTATGGTTTCTCCCCCGTGTGGACTCTCTGGTGTGTTTTCTGGGTGTCCTGGCGGGAGAAACCTTTCCCACAGTACCGGCAAATGAACCGTTTCTCAGTGGCGGAATTGTTGCAGCCGGCCGCAAAGTTACCGGACACCGCTAAATTTCTCCCTTTCAAACTGCCGGCGTCCGGGTTGGAGGCGATCTCCCCGCTGGTCGACCAATCCCGGGAGAGACTCGAGGGGTTAACGGGATCTGGCCGTGGCTCCAGTTCCGTTTCCCTGTCGTCACGGCGACGTCCGTGCTGCGAATCTGCCCTCACGGGCACGGTTGGCTCTTTGTCCCATTGGGAAAGCAGAGTCACTGCCTCCTCTTTCACACTGTCTATTATCACCACATCCGGCACCAGATCCGGGGAGTCGGAAGGTGGGGGGCGGACACGGGCACCTGCAAGTTCCCTGGGAACGGCTGGATAGCGTTCCGAGTCCCCTCCATGGAATGGGCGGGATTGATCCTTGTCCTCTGTGAGAGTCTGAGAGTGTCCTGCAGTCTCGTACACGACAGCCGACTGGGAGCCTCGCGCTCCAAGCGTTCCCATTCCCGCTCTGCACTCTGATCCCGCGTTTCCCAGCCTCTGAGCGGCCATGTTTCCCGCCTGTAATCGAAGGACGGCTTCCAAACCACTGACCTCCCAAACCCCGGTCCCGTGTCCTGTCCCACGCAGCTCGGGCGGCTCCTCGGAGCTCTCTGCAGACGACACCCTGAGTCCCAGGGCCCCTGCAGCCAGGGCAAAAACCATTACAACAGGCTGTTACTAACCTGCAATAAACCTGCTACTAACCTGTAATAACACTGTTACTAACCTGTAATAAACCTGCTACTAACCTGTAATAGTACTGTTACTAACCTGCAATAAACCTGCTACTAACCTGTAATAGTACTGTTACTAACCTGCAATAAACCTGCTACTAACCTGTAATAGTACTGTTACTAACCTGCAATAAACCTGCTACTAACCTGTAATAGTACTGTTACTAACCTGCAATAAACCTGCTACTAACCTGTAATAGTACTGTTACTAACCTGCAATAAACCTGCTACTAACCTGTAATAGTACTGTTACTAACCTGCAATAAACCTGCTACTAACCTGTAATACACCTGCTACTAAACTGTAATAGTACTGTTACTAACCTGCAATACACCTGCTACTAACCTGTAATAGTACTGTTACTAACCTGTAATAATACTGCTACTAACCTGTAATACACCTGCTACTAACCTGTAATAGTACTGTTACTAACCTGTAATAATACTGCTACTAACCTGTAATACACCTGTTACTAACCTGTAATAGTACTGTTACTAACCTGCAATAAACCTGCTACTAACCTGTAATAGTACTGTTACTAACCTGCAATAAACCTGCTACTAACCTGTAATAATACTGCTACTAACCTGCAATAAACCTGCTACTAACCTGTAATAATACTGCTACTAACCTGCAATAAACCTGCTACTGACCTGTAATAATACTGTTACTAACCTGTAATAAACCTGTTACTAACATGTAATAAATATGTTACTAACCTACAATAGTACTGCTACTAACCTGCAATAATATTGCTACTTACCTGTAATACACCTGTTACTAACCTGTAATAAACCTGCTACTAACCTGCAATAAACTTGCTACTAACCTGTAATAGTACTGCTACTAACCTGTAATAAACCTGTTACAAACCTGTAATAAACCTGCTACTAACCTATAATAGTACTGCTAGTAACCTGTTACTGTTGGCAACCCCCTTTTGCACACCATTGTCTAAACTGGAGAAAAACATGTCTAACTGAATGTCAACTGctgcacgcacactctctctcacactcactcactcactcactcacacacacacactcacacgcatacacacacacacacacacacactcaccctgcacAGGGATCTGCAGGGCTGCAGGTGGGTCACTGTGCTCTACAGGGACTTCCTCCTTGATAAGAATCGACCCGCTCCCGTCATTTTCAGCTTCTGCAGTCTGCGACAGGATAACGGCAAAGTGGTCACCACCTCAACTACACACGcttttaaaacttttatttaaaggtacaataggtaagatttttgtgttaaaacattgttacaagaccattgtaaatcccttcctatcattaaaaaaggctcactgacatgttgactcaccctctgcctgtgtttatagtccttaaattagggtttcaaaatatacagttgacggcccgacactttgtaccaaaacattgtgtaactgtacaataattcaagctcattggttgaaaattggttctagttggcacagccaatggcttttcaacatcagcgcgtttacagag
Encoded here:
- the LOC133130276 gene encoding zinc finger protein 335-like isoform X1, encoding MSNEILFRTQLASIMEVLANAAVEEICKLVDDGYTVLHLQMSEYQKENETLKMRLHLMELNCAQRERPPERYADGAVALREKRRATAKDGPTVSGKRLHGSPGDVCLQVLHTDVGEDNTGATFGLKQVETAEAENDGSGSILIKEEVPVEHSDPPAALQIPVQGALGLRVSSAESSEEPPELRGTGHGTGVWETAEAENDGSGSILIKEEVPVEHSDPPAALQIPVQGALGLRVSSAESSEEPPELRGTGHGTGVWEVSGLEAVLRLQAGNMAAQRLGNAGSECRAGMGTLGARGSQSAVVYETAGHSQTLTEDKDQSRPFHGGDSERYPAVPRELAGARVRPPPSDSPDLVPDVVIIDSVKEEAVTLLSQWDKEPTVPVRADSQHGRRRDDRETELEPRPDPVNPSSLSRDWSTSGEIASNPDAGSLKGRNLAVSGNFAAGCNNSATEKRFICRYCGKGFSRQDTQKTHQRVHTGEKPYRCAQCGKRFSDSSNHRRHQSVHSRERPFSCTQCQRSFSHHYQLKVHQRVHTGDQPFNCVHCGRKFGERTFLKLHQQREHAPLYVA